Proteins encoded by one window of Bubalus bubalis isolate 160015118507 breed Murrah chromosome 4, NDDB_SH_1, whole genome shotgun sequence:
- the LOC102406316 gene encoding olfactory receptor 8S1-like translates to MALGNHSTITEFILLGLSADPHVQALSFVFFLAIYLLTLLGNLTMMLVIRTDSHLHTPMYFFLSHLSFLDFCFSSATVPKMLEILLSQKKTVSVEACLAQVFFVFDLGGTEACLLSVMAYDRYAAICHPLLYGQKMSNQLCKGLVLGSWSLGFLDAFINILLAMDFDFCRDQFIPYYSCELPSLFPLSCSDVSTSFTILLCSSLLHGLGTCFLIILSYTLIVSTILNIRSSSYRSKAFSTCSSHLTAVLLFYCSAFLRYIVPTLGSPQELIFSVQYSVITPLMNPLIYSLKNNEVKAATKRTFRKYLHC, encoded by the coding sequence ATGGCCTTGGGGAACCACAGCACTATCACTGAGTTCATTCTCCTTGGACTGTCTGCAGACCCCCATGTCCAGGCATTATCCTTTGTGTTCTTCCTAGCAATTTACCTCCTGACTCTGCTGGGGAACCTGACAATGATGCTGGTGATCAGAACCGATTCTCACCTCCACactcccatgtacttcttcctgagTCACCTTTCTTTCCtggatttttgcttctcttctgccACAGTACCCAAGATGCTGGAAATTCTTCTGTCTCAGAAGAAAACAGTCTCTGTGGAGGCCTGTCTAGCTCAAGTCTTCTTTGTGTTTGACTTGGGGGGCACTGAAGCCTGTCTGCTCTCAGTTATGGCCTATGATCGCTATGCTGCCATCTGCCACCCTCTGCTCTATGGCCAGAAGATGAGCAACCAGCTCTGTAAAGGTCTGGTGTTAGGTTCCTGGAGCCTGGGTTTTCTGGACGCATTCATCAACATCCTTCTAGCTATGGATTTTGACTTCTGTAGGGATCAGTTTATCCCCTACTACAGCTGTGAGCtgccctctctctttcccctttcctGCTCTGATGTCTCCACCAGTTTCACTATTCTGCTCTGCTCTAGTCTCCTGCATGGGCTGGGAACCTGTTTCCTAATCATACTGTCTTACACTCTCATTGTTTCTACCATCCTAAATATCCGCTCCTCTTCATATAGAAgcaaggccttctccacctgctcttCCCACCTCACTGCAGTGCTCCTATTTTATTGTTCAGCTTTCCTTCGCTATATAGTGCCAACCTTGGGCTCGCCACAGGAGTTGATCTTCTCTGTACAGTACAGTGTGATCACTCCCTTAATGAATCCCCTTATCTATAGCCTGAAGAACAATGAGGTGAAAGCAGCTACGAAAAGGACCTTTAGAAAATATCTCCATTGCTAG